From the genome of Candidatus Binatus sp.:
GGGGAAAATCGCCTTCTCGAAAATCTTGCGGTCGAGCGCGGTGACGGCGTCCAGATGGGTGAAGGTGGTGGCCGGGGCGGGGTCGGTGTAGTCGTCGGCGGGAACGTAGATGGCCTGCACGGAGGTGATCGCGCCCTTCTTGGTAGTGGTGATGCGCTCCTCGAGCTCGCCCATGTCGGTGCCGAGCGTGGGCTGGTAGCCGACGGCGCTGGGCATGCGGCCGAGCAAGGCGGAGACTTCGGAGTTGGCCTGCACGAAACGGAAAATATTATCGATGAAGAAGATCACGTCCTTGCCTTCTTCGTCGCGGAAATATTCGGCGACCGTGACTCCGGTCAGCGCGACGCGGGCGCGCGCTCCGGGCGACTCGTTCATCTGGCCGTACACCAGCGCGGTTTTTGCGATGACGCCCGACTCCGTCAGCTCGCGATAGAGGTCGTTGCCCTCGCGCGAGCGCTCGCCGACGCCGGCAAACACCGACACGCCGCCGTGCTGCTTGGCGACGTTGTTGATGAGTTCGAGAATGGTGACGGTCTTGCCGACGCCGGCTCCGCCGAACAGCCCAATCTTCCCGCCGCGTGCGAACGGGCAAATCAGATCGATGACCTTGATGCCGGTCTCGAGGATTTCGGCCTCGACAGCCTGGTCGGCGAAGGCGGGCGCGTCGCGATGAATCGGCATCAGCGACTTGCCCTGGATTGGCCCGCGCTCATCGATCGCATTGCCGGTGACGTTCATGATGCGCCCGAGCGTGCCCGGCCCGACCGGCACCGAGATTGGCGCGCCGGTGTTGGCGGCTTCCATCCCGCGGACCAGGCCGTCGGTGGAGTCCATCGCGATGCATCGCACGGTGTTTTCGCCGAGATGCTGCTGCACTTCGAGCACGAGGTTGCCGGCCACGTCGCTGATCGACGGATTGCTGACGCGCAGCGCCGAGAAGATCGGCGGCAGCGTGCCGGGGCCGAACTCGACGTCAACGACGTTGCCGAGCACCTGGTTGATTCGTCCTGGAACGGTAGCGGTCTGACTCATAGACGGTGATATCCCCGTGTGATTTCGATTTCTGGCGTGCGCTTTTTCACTTTTTCACCCTTTTAACGCAACGCCTCCGCGCCGCCGACGATGTCCATCAGCTCGCGCGTGATCTGGGCCTGGCGGGCGCGA
Proteins encoded in this window:
- the atpD gene encoding F0F1 ATP synthase subunit beta → MSQTATVPGRINQVLGNVVDVEFGPGTLPPIFSALRVSNPSISDVAGNLVLEVQQHLGENTVRCIAMDSTDGLVRGMEAANTGAPISVPVGPGTLGRIMNVTGNAIDERGPIQGKSLMPIHRDAPAFADQAVEAEILETGIKVIDLICPFARGGKIGLFGGAGVGKTVTILELINNVAKQHGGVSVFAGVGERSREGNDLYRELTESGVIAKTALVYGQMNESPGARARVALTGVTVAEYFRDEEGKDVIFFIDNIFRFVQANSEVSALLGRMPSAVGYQPTLGTDMGELEERITTTKKGAITSVQAIYVPADDYTDPAPATTFTHLDAVTALDRKIFEKAIFPAVDPLGSTSRILDPQVVGDEHYDVARRVQAILQRYKDLQDIIAILGMEELSADDKTVVARARRVERFLSQAMFVAEPFTNQPGKYVTRKDTVRGFAEILDGKCDDLPEQAFYLVGTIEDAREKADRLARGEAR